The proteins below are encoded in one region of Sulfolobus sp. A20:
- a CDS encoding Ldh family oxidoreductase encodes MGFLGYYTEKVARKGKVGIMIGNAEPAVVKPMSSQKVLSTTPISISIPTRDNPIILDMSLASIARGKIIEALRKGEEIPYGVAVDKEGKITTSPKEALEGGILPMGGQKGFYLMLTLELLVSFLTGSAIGPNVKGVLNTETPPNKGEIMIIIDPIDANYDAIDYMKNILRSDFPGEHGMKLREKAMREGIEIDEKLYETLVDMRYKVPYFT; translated from the coding sequence ATAGGTTTTCTAGGATATTATACGGAAAAAGTAGCAAGAAAAGGGAAAGTGGGGATAATGATAGGCAATGCTGAACCTGCCGTAGTAAAACCTATGAGTTCACAAAAAGTGTTATCAACAACTCCAATTAGCATTTCTATTCCTACAAGGGATAATCCTATAATCTTAGACATGTCTCTAGCCTCAATTGCTAGAGGAAAGATAATAGAAGCTCTAAGGAAAGGAGAGGAGATACCGTATGGAGTTGCTGTAGACAAGGAAGGCAAAATCACTACTAGCCCTAAAGAGGCTTTGGAAGGAGGAATTTTACCAATGGGAGGACAGAAAGGATTTTACTTAATGCTTACATTAGAACTATTAGTATCGTTTTTAACAGGCTCTGCCATAGGTCCTAATGTCAAGGGAGTACTAAATACTGAAACACCACCAAACAAGGGTGAAATAATGATCATAATAGATCCTATAGATGCTAATTATGACGCAATAGATTACATGAAGAACATCTTAAGGTCTGATTTCCCAGGTGAACATGGGATGAAATTAAGAGAAAAAGCTATGAGAGAAGGTATAGAGATTGATGAAAAGTTATACGAAACGTTAGTTGATATGAGGTATAAAGTACCTTATTTCACATAA
- a CDS encoding Ldh family oxidoreductase codes for MVRLISHQELNGLVKEILDKRGVNGSEIISNHFVEAELRGHSSHGVQRVIPLVKGVELGTIRKELKYEIVKENNNSILIDGLHSIGITLWDRLVEEYVEKKELYSGQKLIPHRFSRILYGKSSKKRESGDNDRQC; via the coding sequence ATGGTAAGATTAATAAGCCATCAAGAGCTAAATGGGTTAGTAAAGGAGATACTTGATAAGAGGGGAGTTAATGGAAGTGAGATCATTTCAAATCATTTCGTTGAAGCAGAGTTAAGAGGTCATTCATCTCACGGCGTTCAGAGAGTAATTCCCTTAGTTAAAGGTGTTGAGTTAGGAACAATAAGGAAGGAGTTAAAGTATGAGATAGTAAAGGAAAACAATAACTCAATACTCATAGATGGGTTGCATAGCATAGGAATAACGTTATGGGATAGGTTGGTAGAGGAATACGTAGAAAAAAAAGAACTTTATAGCGGTCAGAAACTCATCCCACATAGGTTTTCTAGGATATTATACGGAAAAAGTAGCAAGAAAAGGGAAAGTGGGGATAATGATAGGCAATGCTGA
- a CDS encoding DNA-binding transcriptional regulator, whose translation MKIQSLFFTIYGDYIKDVGDSISLKSLIRIFKEFGFSEGAVRAGMHRMKKRGLVITIKDVKNKKISYKLSQKGMLRLSEGTKRVYEKARKKWDGKWRIVVYNIPEGNRELRDKLRKELRWLGFGMLAQSTWISPNPMENIVLKFVEEINNSTNKEGQIDVFLSEYLGDPKSIVKKCWNLSEIEKEYEKFIEKWSSIEVEGLSESEAFITRINLVHEYRKFLNIDPDLPEDLLPDDWKGYKAYDLFIELRKKLTPKADKFFYSVYEP comes from the coding sequence ATGAAGATTCAATCCTTGTTTTTCACAATTTATGGAGATTATATTAAAGATGTAGGAGATAGTATAAGTCTTAAGAGTTTGATAAGAATATTTAAAGAATTTGGGTTCAGTGAAGGTGCTGTAAGAGCTGGTATGCATAGGATGAAGAAAAGGGGTCTAGTGATAACGATAAAAGATGTGAAAAATAAAAAGATCAGTTATAAATTATCACAAAAGGGAATGCTTAGGTTAAGTGAGGGGACTAAGAGGGTATATGAGAAGGCAAGGAAGAAATGGGATGGAAAGTGGAGGATAGTTGTGTATAATATTCCAGAGGGTAATAGGGAGTTAAGGGATAAGTTGAGGAAAGAGCTGAGATGGTTAGGCTTTGGTATGCTAGCTCAATCTACGTGGATTTCTCCAAATCCTATGGAAAATATTGTGTTAAAATTCGTTGAAGAGATTAATAATTCTACAAATAAAGAAGGACAAATAGATGTGTTCCTCTCAGAATACCTTGGAGATCCTAAGTCAATTGTGAAAAAGTGTTGGAATTTGAGTGAGATAGAAAAGGAATATGAGAAGTTCATAGAGAAGTGGTCTTCCATAGAAGTTGAAGGATTAAGTGAAAGTGAAGCTTTCATAACTAGAATAAATCTCGTACATGAATATAGGAAATTTTTGAACATAGACCCAGACTTGCCAGAAGATCTATTGCCCGATGATTGGAAGGGATATAAAGCATATGACTTGTTCATAGAATTAAGGAAAAAGTTAACGCCTAAGGCTGATAAGTTCTTTTACTCAGTTTATGAACCTTAA
- a CDS encoding UxaA family hydrolase, whose protein sequence is MITIKGYLREDGSVGIRNHVLILPLDDLSNTASIGVAKLIRGTIAVPHPYGRLQFGKDLDLLFHVLSGTGANPNVASVIIIGIEENWANKVADEIAKTGKPVEVFPIEGYGDLRTIERASRKAKEFVQEASEKQRTEVDISSIVMSTKCGESDTTSGLASNPAVGVVIDRMVDLGATAMFGETSELTGGEDIVASKIKDEVLREKFWRIYKEYVNVIESQGVDLLGSQPTQGNIKGGLSTIEEKALGNIQKLGHRPINCVLDYLDKLDKKKEGGRLCFVNTSSAAAEAVTLFAAKGSVIHLFTTGQGNIVGHPIIPVIKITANPKTVKSMSEHIDVDISDLLSLKISLEEAGERIFNYMLRVINGRLTSAEVLQHDEFSPIKLYISA, encoded by the coding sequence ATGATAACCATTAAAGGTTATTTAAGGGAAGACGGCTCTGTAGGGATAAGAAACCACGTTTTAATATTGCCTCTAGATGACCTCTCTAATACGGCATCAATAGGAGTGGCAAAGTTAATAAGGGGTACAATAGCAGTTCCCCATCCTTATGGAAGATTACAATTTGGTAAAGACTTAGACCTACTATTTCACGTACTCTCTGGAACGGGGGCTAATCCCAACGTTGCCTCAGTAATTATTATAGGGATTGAGGAGAACTGGGCTAATAAGGTAGCAGATGAAATTGCTAAGACTGGAAAACCTGTTGAAGTTTTCCCAATAGAGGGTTATGGAGATTTAAGGACGATTGAGAGGGCATCTAGGAAGGCTAAGGAATTCGTACAAGAGGCTAGTGAAAAACAGAGGACTGAAGTAGACATATCATCTATAGTGATGAGCACTAAGTGCGGAGAGAGTGATACCACTTCTGGCCTAGCATCTAATCCTGCTGTTGGAGTTGTAATAGATAGGATGGTTGATCTAGGAGCAACTGCGATGTTTGGGGAAACTTCAGAACTCACTGGAGGAGAGGATATAGTTGCTAGTAAAATTAAGGATGAAGTACTAAGGGAGAAGTTCTGGAGAATATACAAGGAATACGTTAATGTGATAGAAAGTCAAGGAGTTGACTTATTAGGCTCTCAACCTACTCAGGGTAACATTAAGGGAGGGTTATCGACGATAGAGGAGAAGGCGTTAGGTAACATACAAAAGCTGGGACATAGACCGATAAATTGTGTCCTAGATTACTTAGATAAATTGGATAAGAAAAAAGAGGGAGGAAGGTTATGCTTCGTTAATACTTCTTCAGCAGCAGCTGAAGCTGTTACCTTATTTGCTGCTAAGGGTTCAGTCATACACTTGTTTACCACTGGTCAAGGAAATATTGTTGGTCATCCCATTATACCAGTCATAAAGATAACGGCTAATCCTAAGACAGTTAAATCGATGAGTGAACACATTGACGTAGACATTTCAGACTTACTCTCCTTAAAGATATCGTTAGAAGAGGCTGGAGAGAGGATATTTAACTACATGCTTAGGGTGATTAACGGTAGGCTAACATCAGCTGAAGTCCTGCAGCATGACGAGTTCTCCCCGATAAAGCTTTACATAAGCGCGTGA
- a CDS encoding benzoate-CoA ligase family protein, whose protein sequence is MSSKYGKVLNITDYLFSKWEKDDQRIAIYYEGETWTYKRVVEEINKFGNALRELGIEKENRVLMIGYDSPYFISTFYGSMKIGAIPVPINTYLRPDEYNFHIEDTEAKVLVVEQDIWVKLSEVIKPKRLKYVITLPVIKDVKNLSEGPNALKVISYREITSNQSNSLEAESTSPNDMAFWLYTSGTTGHPKAAVHLHKDILVVLNTYVKNVLKVNEKDRLFSASKLFFAYGLGNGSYFAFDNGASVILYPHRVEPKKVLEVIHKYKPTIFFGVPTLYNALLQVEDWKNYDLSSLRFCVTAGEPLPPVIYTKWKERYGLEILDGIGSTEALHIYISNFPGESKPGCTGKVVPGYEVKIVDEDGKEVPPNTVGDLYVKGDSVAMFYWRDYESTRKNMVGVWFRSGDKFYRDENGYYYYVGRSDDMIKSSGLWISPIEVEAELLTHPAVSEAAVVGVPDEVGLTKVIAFVVLRQGYKADEKLAEDIRNYLRQRLDHYKVPKEIRFVSEIPKTATGKIQRYKFRLGEYKV, encoded by the coding sequence ATGTCAAGCAAGTATGGCAAAGTTTTAAATATAACGGATTATCTATTTTCGAAATGGGAAAAAGATGATCAAAGAATAGCAATATACTATGAGGGTGAGACGTGGACGTATAAGAGGGTAGTTGAGGAGATAAACAAGTTTGGAAACGCACTAAGGGAATTAGGGATAGAAAAGGAAAATAGAGTATTGATGATAGGTTACGATTCTCCTTATTTTATATCAACGTTCTATGGCTCAATGAAGATAGGAGCTATCCCAGTCCCAATAAATACCTACCTTAGACCAGATGAGTATAACTTCCATATAGAGGATACTGAGGCTAAGGTATTAGTAGTAGAGCAGGACATTTGGGTTAAATTATCAGAAGTTATTAAACCTAAAAGGTTAAAGTATGTGATAACCTTACCCGTTATAAAGGATGTTAAAAATTTATCTGAAGGACCTAATGCGTTAAAAGTAATATCATATCGTGAAATAACCTCTAATCAAAGTAATAGTTTAGAAGCTGAGAGTACTTCACCTAACGATATGGCTTTTTGGTTATATACTTCTGGCACAACTGGACATCCTAAGGCAGCAGTTCACTTACATAAAGATATATTAGTAGTCCTTAACACTTATGTTAAAAACGTCCTTAAAGTTAATGAGAAGGATAGATTATTCAGTGCTTCAAAACTCTTCTTCGCATATGGACTTGGTAACGGTTCATATTTCGCCTTTGATAATGGAGCATCTGTTATTTTATACCCCCATAGGGTAGAGCCTAAGAAAGTGTTAGAGGTTATACACAAGTATAAACCAACTATCTTCTTTGGTGTACCGACACTTTATAACGCTTTATTACAAGTTGAGGACTGGAAGAATTACGATTTAAGTAGTTTAAGATTTTGCGTTACCGCTGGGGAACCTCTACCTCCAGTTATTTACACTAAATGGAAGGAGAGGTATGGGTTAGAAATTCTGGATGGAATAGGATCAACAGAGGCGTTACACATTTACATTTCTAACTTTCCTGGAGAATCCAAACCGGGATGTACTGGCAAAGTTGTCCCAGGCTACGAGGTGAAGATAGTGGATGAAGACGGTAAAGAAGTCCCTCCTAATACAGTGGGAGATCTATACGTTAAGGGTGATAGTGTTGCGATGTTTTACTGGAGGGATTATGAGAGTACTAGGAAGAACATGGTAGGAGTTTGGTTTAGGAGTGGAGATAAGTTCTATAGAGACGAGAATGGATACTATTATTATGTAGGCAGATCTGATGATATGATAAAATCCTCTGGATTATGGATATCTCCCATAGAAGTTGAGGCAGAACTTTTAACACATCCAGCTGTTTCAGAAGCAGCTGTAGTTGGAGTGCCAGATGAAGTTGGATTAACTAAAGTTATAGCCTTTGTAGTTTTAAGACAAGGGTATAAAGCTGATGAGAAGTTAGCTGAAGATATAAGAAATTATCTGAGGCAAAGGTTGGACCACTATAAGGTTCCTAAGGAGATAAGGTTTGTTTCAGAAATTCCTAAGACTGCGACGGGTAAGATACAGAGGTATAAGTTTAGATTAGGTGAATATAAGGTTTAA
- a CDS encoding Phenylacetic acid catabolic protein, with translation MVVPEYTKPKRVIGWGEYKGLRKFESTYDIPQEAVNVLMRLLSVQGDTEFASIEQHLPWLIHAPKLSDRVTISRIMVDEMRHGWQVIQVLKEFGEEGKKIAEELLWTRMGKHRLDAFNIPFNMWEDTLAFTFLIDRVGMFQLLAFQDCSFGPLSRIIPTMLMEEEFHVNFGYNGIRELVKEGKKDLAQALINKWFPRGLDMFGHSKSYTIDLAYKYGLKRYKNDELREMYIKDVKELIEPLGLQLPDIYKNRRIL, from the coding sequence GTGGTAGTCCCAGAATACACCAAACCAAAAAGGGTAATTGGATGGGGAGAGTATAAAGGTTTGAGGAAGTTTGAGTCAACATACGATATTCCTCAGGAGGCTGTAAACGTACTAATGAGACTTTTATCCGTTCAAGGAGATACAGAGTTTGCCTCAATAGAACAGCACTTACCTTGGTTAATTCATGCTCCTAAACTCTCTGATAGAGTTACGATCTCTAGGATAATGGTAGATGAGATGAGACATGGTTGGCAGGTAATCCAAGTACTGAAGGAATTCGGAGAGGAAGGAAAGAAAATAGCTGAAGAATTGTTATGGACTAGAATGGGCAAACATAGACTAGACGCATTCAATATACCATTTAATATGTGGGAAGATACTCTAGCATTCACCTTTCTAATAGATAGAGTTGGTATGTTCCAATTATTAGCCTTCCAAGACTGTAGCTTTGGTCCATTATCTAGGATAATACCTACAATGCTAATGGAGGAGGAGTTTCACGTAAACTTTGGATATAATGGGATAAGGGAACTAGTAAAGGAGGGTAAAAAGGACTTGGCTCAAGCATTAATAAATAAGTGGTTCCCTAGAGGTCTAGATATGTTTGGGCATTCAAAATCATATACGATAGATTTGGCTTACAAATACGGTTTAAAGAGGTATAAGAATGATGAGTTAAGGGAGATGTATATAAAAGACGTAAAAGAGTTGATAGAACCTTTAGGTTTACAGTTACCAGATATTTATAAGAATAGAAGGATATTATAA
- a CDS encoding UxaA family hydrolase, with amino-acid sequence MPKGLIHSKGDDVCVAVEDISAGEEVICAYLDNPSEYVTLKSVQNVPLGHKIALRDIKKGEKVLKYGRPIGEAIQDIRKGEHVHIHNIKSLRWRFDKK; translated from the coding sequence ATGCCAAAGGGTTTAATTCATTCAAAAGGAGACGACGTCTGTGTTGCGGTAGAAGATATATCAGCGGGAGAAGAAGTTATTTGCGCCTATTTAGATAACCCATCTGAGTACGTAACGTTAAAAAGTGTTCAAAACGTCCCATTGGGGCATAAAATAGCATTAAGGGATATAAAGAAGGGTGAAAAAGTTCTTAAATATGGCAGACCTATAGGAGAGGCAATTCAAGACATAAGGAAGGGAGAGCATGTACATATCCATAACATAAAAAGTTTGAGGTGGAGGTTTGATAAGAAATGA
- a CDS encoding enoyl-CoA hydratase/isomerase family protein: MGLKELSPKYFKIEVEDNVGIIKLNRPPANAHNLEMLRELDNIIVEARFDDSVKALLVTSNVPRFFSAGFDINEIKEKPPEYIGLSSQFSKEVMLRMMSTKKLIIASINGHCMGGGLELALACDLRFGANSEEIKIGMPEVANLALIPGEGGTQFLARIVGRSKAIYLMTTGKTLTPKEAYELGLLDRLVEPEKLFEESFNFARQVAKGPALAVGFAKLAVNEGMDLPLYSAFALEREMQNQALASEDAKEGAKAFFEKRKPIFKGK, encoded by the coding sequence ATGGGTTTAAAAGAGTTAAGCCCTAAATATTTCAAAATAGAAGTAGAGGATAATGTCGGAATAATTAAGTTGAATAGACCTCCAGCTAATGCTCACAATCTAGAGATGTTAAGAGAATTAGACAACATCATAGTAGAGGCTAGATTCGACGATAGTGTTAAGGCATTATTGGTTACCAGTAATGTACCAAGATTTTTCTCAGCCGGATTTGATATAAACGAGATTAAGGAAAAACCCCCAGAATATATAGGATTATCAAGTCAGTTCAGCAAAGAGGTAATGTTAAGGATGATGTCTACTAAGAAGCTGATAATAGCTAGCATAAATGGTCATTGCATGGGTGGTGGGTTAGAGTTAGCTTTGGCATGTGATTTGAGGTTTGGTGCTAATAGTGAAGAAATAAAGATAGGTATGCCAGAAGTTGCTAATCTAGCTTTAATACCTGGAGAAGGAGGAACTCAGTTTCTAGCCAGAATTGTAGGTAGATCAAAGGCTATTTATTTAATGACTACTGGTAAAACATTAACACCTAAAGAGGCTTATGAGTTAGGACTCCTTGACAGATTAGTAGAGCCTGAGAAATTATTTGAAGAATCGTTTAATTTTGCTAGACAAGTTGCTAAGGGACCAGCATTAGCTGTAGGATTTGCTAAATTGGCTGTAAATGAGGGAATGGACTTACCTTTGTATAGTGCGTTTGCATTAGAAAGGGAGATGCAGAACCAAGCTTTAGCTTCTGAAGACGCTAAAGAAGGTGCTAAAGCGTTCTTCGAAAAGAGAAAACCAATCTTTAAAGGAAAGTGA
- a CDS encoding DUF1640 domain-containing protein — MSSTVDEVYNKLKNDKEFIERLANAIADKIVIKKLEELSSEIVRLTSEMNKMREEFSDEMRKLREDQNKLREDINKMREEFTNEIKKLREDMNKYYTQIAKFVENLTTSIEDDAQLYLEWLIEKELGYKVQISRLELENIAEIDLFAEFGNYVLIGEVKSRANRSVFHELMRKIEKLKMSKREMFENKKIIPVIFTLSPTIDLIQLCKESKVFLTSGSRNLTEFKEII; from the coding sequence GTGAGTAGCACAGTAGACGAGGTTTACAATAAGCTAAAAAACGATAAGGAGTTCATTGAAAGGTTAGCTAATGCTATAGCGGATAAAATCGTAATAAAGAAATTAGAAGAGTTAAGTAGTGAAATTGTGAGATTAACAAGTGAGATGAATAAGATGAGAGAAGAATTTAGTGACGAAATGAGGAAGTTAAGAGAAGATCAGAACAAATTAAGAGAGGATATAAATAAGATGAGAGAAGAATTTACCAACGAGATAAAGAAGTTGAGGGAGGATATGAATAAGTATTACACGCAGATAGCTAAATTTGTGGAGAACTTAACTACAAGCATTGAGGATGATGCTCAACTTTACTTAGAGTGGTTAATAGAAAAGGAGTTGGGTTATAAGGTTCAAATTAGCAGGCTTGAATTGGAAAACATTGCTGAAATAGACTTATTTGCAGAGTTTGGTAATTACGTTTTGATAGGCGAGGTTAAAAGTAGGGCAAATAGGAGTGTCTTTCATGAATTAATGAGAAAAATCGAGAAGTTGAAGATGAGTAAGCGGGAAATGTTTGAGAATAAGAAGATAATTCCCGTCATATTCACGTTAAGCCCAACAATAGATTTGATACAGTTATGCAAGGAGAGCAAAGTTTTCTTGACTAGCGGTAGTAGGAACTTAACTGAATTTAAGGAGATCATCTAA
- a CDS encoding PaREP1 family protein has product MEKDLTRVDESYIKARVLEVIVDLILSIELWNRGLTRNSAGKAFNAVKALISALVLINMQKLIETVKDEKERKWLSKKGYSAPTHSIYGLSLQLKSIGIDVSDLINRALNLHDYQYNGFDPDFSRYRNKAEVKYDLEYVIDTVINILPKLFKDFWGKETEDLYKTLVKERETKV; this is encoded by the coding sequence ATGGAGAAGGATTTAACAAGAGTTGATGAAAGCTACATTAAGGCTAGAGTCTTGGAGGTCATAGTTGACTTAATACTTTCTATTGAGTTGTGGAATAGGGGACTAACTAGAAACTCTGCTGGTAAGGCATTTAATGCTGTCAAAGCTTTAATAAGTGCACTTGTACTCATCAATATGCAAAAGCTTATAGAAACTGTAAAAGACGAGAAGGAGAGAAAATGGTTATCAAAAAAAGGTTACTCTGCACCTACACACTCAATTTACGGACTTTCCTTACAGTTAAAGAGTATAGGTATTGACGTAAGCGACTTGATAAACCGTGCCTTGAATTTACATGATTACCAATATAATGGTTTTGACCCAGATTTTTCTAGGTATAGAAATAAAGCTGAGGTTAAGTATGACTTAGAATACGTCATTGACACGGTAATTAACATACTCCCTAAACTCTTCAAGGATTTCTGGGGGAAAGAAACGGAAGATTTATATAAAACGCTTGTCAAGGAAAGGGAGACTAAAGTTTAA
- a CDS encoding ABC transporter substrate-binding protein, translated as MKVITVVIIVILVIAIVGGVLIITSSHHQPSTFPSSTSSFTNTTTVSSVSVLQPSNKSVLVDVAQTAAPSGLDPATDFLDQVEPLYYAVYQELVEPNGSNYLQVVPVIAQNWTTTNYENWTFYLRTYVTFSDGNQVNASSVWFSLYRTILMGQPPGVADYICLLFNSTQYGQTGYALPWGVANAIQQVTGLPTTKNATLAAQVLASILSHFNANNQTIQKIMEYPYQAVVVKGPYEVEINTLHPYKYFLLDIANSWGAIVDPVSVDEHGGVQPNSPNNYANSYGLIGTGPYVIKFVGLSFSEIALIKNPHYWAENHSVPLIAEPAHIPVVEVYYGLSHTDRVEDFVSNQAQISYVSIAYINQILKASPYNNMINQTFYDFGVLPGVQYISMNTQTYPLNITDLRLAIVHAINYSALLSIFNYNGNILADLPLGPISPQYGILYNPGNLSFYSYNLSLALHYLNEAGYEGDFYVTLSNGTVIGNPKGNPLPTLQIVALAPVTNTMQEEFDIITQNLNQIGISVSVKYVTFSVIESYATPQSTPDMIAIGWTPDWPDPVFQQLMPLTDIQFGGPSGNSAWFNNSELQQIYETLPFITNVTEQADMIKTVYNIIYNQAPYIWLPVPSSYYFIQPYVKGVVFTDVDGYLIYFYNTMYYENAT; from the coding sequence ATGAAAGTAATAACGGTTGTTATAATTGTAATATTAGTTATAGCTATAGTAGGTGGCGTTCTAATCATAACGTCTTCTCATCATCAGCCCTCTACTTTTCCTTCAAGTACCTCATCTTTTACCAATACTACTACCGTAAGCTCTGTTAGTGTTCTTCAACCCTCTAATAAATCTGTATTGGTAGATGTAGCTCAGACTGCTGCTCCTAGTGGTTTGGATCCAGCTACTGATTTCTTAGACCAAGTTGAGCCTCTATATTATGCAGTATATCAAGAATTAGTAGAACCTAACGGTTCCAATTACTTACAAGTTGTTCCCGTAATAGCTCAAAACTGGACTACAACAAACTACGAAAACTGGACCTTTTACTTAAGAACTTATGTAACGTTTTCTGATGGAAATCAAGTAAATGCATCATCTGTATGGTTCTCGTTATATAGGACTATTTTGATGGGACAACCTCCGGGTGTAGCTGATTACATTTGCTTATTATTTAATTCAACGCAGTATGGTCAGACTGGTTATGCTTTACCTTGGGGAGTAGCTAATGCAATCCAACAAGTTACCGGTTTACCAACTACTAAAAATGCTACATTAGCTGCACAAGTCCTAGCATCTATCCTATCACACTTCAACGCAAACAATCAAACAATTCAGAAGATAATGGAATACCCATACCAAGCAGTAGTTGTTAAAGGACCATATGAGGTAGAAATAAACACCTTGCATCCCTATAAATACTTCTTATTAGATATAGCTAACTCTTGGGGAGCTATAGTTGATCCAGTTAGCGTGGATGAACATGGAGGAGTTCAACCAAATAGCCCTAATAATTACGCAAACTCATATGGTCTGATAGGCACTGGACCTTATGTGATTAAATTTGTTGGTCTTAGTTTCTCTGAAATAGCGCTAATTAAAAATCCTCATTACTGGGCTGAAAACCATTCAGTACCATTAATTGCTGAACCTGCTCATATACCAGTCGTTGAGGTTTATTACGGACTATCCCATACTGATAGGGTAGAAGATTTCGTATCAAACCAAGCCCAAATCTCTTACGTCTCCATAGCGTATATAAATCAGATATTAAAAGCATCCCCTTACAACAATATGATAAACCAGACGTTTTATGATTTTGGAGTATTACCCGGCGTTCAGTACATTTCAATGAACACACAAACTTACCCATTGAACATTACAGATCTTAGATTAGCCATAGTTCACGCCATTAACTACTCAGCCTTATTAAGCATATTTAATTATAATGGAAATATATTAGCTGATCTACCTTTAGGTCCCATTTCCCCTCAATATGGCATACTATACAATCCTGGAAACTTATCCTTCTATTCATACAACTTGTCTCTAGCTTTACACTATCTAAATGAAGCTGGATATGAAGGAGATTTCTACGTAACATTATCTAATGGAACCGTTATAGGCAATCCTAAGGGTAATCCTTTACCGACTTTACAAATAGTAGCCTTAGCTCCCGTAACTAACACCATGCAAGAGGAGTTTGACATTATAACGCAGAACTTAAATCAAATAGGTATATCAGTTTCAGTTAAATATGTAACGTTCTCAGTGATAGAGTCGTATGCGACCCCTCAATCAACGCCAGATATGATTGCAATAGGTTGGACACCGGATTGGCCAGATCCAGTCTTTCAGCAATTAATGCCGTTAACTGACATACAGTTTGGAGGACCTTCTGGCAATTCAGCATGGTTTAATAACTCCGAATTACAACAAATATATGAAACTTTGCCCTTTATCACTAACGTAACCGAGCAAGCTGATATGATAAAGACAGTGTATAACATAATATACAATCAAGCCCCATATATATGGCTTCCAGTACCATCATCGTACTACTTTATACAGCCTTATGTAAAGGGAGTAGTATTTACCGATGTTGATGGGTACTTGATATACTTCTATAATACTATGTACTATGAGAATGCTACCTAA
- a CDS encoding Phenylacetic acid catabolic protein, protein MYGEIIIKRTNDLREIPDELKNIIKNIIETRADFELAMVEQYSPWLVNAPNVDGRLFMAKIVSDELNHGWQLIRLLENFNVNTEKIQNARLGLHLLEVSNLPLFNWEDVISYVYLIDRAGLYQLRAIKDIIYEPLANLASSLAKEEEYHLHFSYNVLRSYEEKKRMQGALNFWFPRAVEMINQLNNVIGSKLYLEQLNIVDISVNEFIKSVNEELSKLGFSQIDPYKTMVLH, encoded by the coding sequence ATATATGGTGAGATTATCATAAAGAGGACAAATGATCTCAGAGAAATACCAGATGAACTAAAGAATATTATTAAGAATATAATCGAAACGAGAGCTGACTTCGAACTAGCTATGGTTGAGCAATATTCACCTTGGCTCGTTAACGCTCCTAACGTGGATGGAAGATTATTTATGGCAAAGATAGTCTCAGATGAGCTAAACCACGGATGGCAACTAATAAGGTTATTAGAGAACTTTAACGTTAATACAGAAAAAATACAGAACGCTAGGCTAGGATTACATCTGCTGGAAGTATCTAATTTACCGTTATTTAACTGGGAAGACGTAATCTCTTACGTATATCTGATAGATAGAGCTGGGTTATATCAGCTTAGGGCTATTAAAGATATAATTTATGAGCCCTTAGCTAACCTTGCATCCAGTTTAGCCAAGGAAGAGGAATATCACTTACACTTCTCTTATAATGTTTTAAGAAGTTACGAAGAGAAGAAGAGAATGCAAGGTGCACTTAACTTTTGGTTCCCTAGGGCTGTTGAGATGATCAATCAGTTAAATAACGTTATAGGAAGCAAGTTATACTTAGAACAGTTAAACATTGTTGATATTTCTGTCAATGAATTCATTAAAAGTGTAAATGAAGAACTCAGCAAATTGGGGTTCTCTCAAATAGATCCTTATAAGACAATGGTATTGCACTAA